One stretch of Eupeodes corollae chromosome 2, idEupCoro1.1, whole genome shotgun sequence DNA includes these proteins:
- the LOC129947874 gene encoding uncharacterized protein LOC129947874 isoform X2, which translates to MSTEINTSEGPSTSDVSAEPNKKPETHSEKIFASNKYVILSECRFHISTKENHLKRLQNLRKELNYLKETEWMYDPLEKRAGQQ; encoded by the exons ATGTCGACTGAGATTAATACATCGGAAGGTCCAAGTACATCCGACGTTTCTGCAGAG CCCAACAAAAAACCCGAGACCCATTCTGAGAAAATTTTTGCGAGCAACAAATACGTTATTCTCAGCGAATGTAGGTTCCATATTTCCACAAAAGAGAATCACTTAAAACGTTTGCAGAATTTACGCAAGGAATTGAATTATCTCAAAGAAACTGAATGGATGTATGATCCTCTAGAGAAACGAGCTGGTCAACAATAA
- the LOC129947874 gene encoding uncharacterized protein LOC129947874 isoform X1 — protein sequence MSTEINTSEGPSTSDVSAEQPNKKPETHSEKIFASNKYVILSECRFHISTKENHLKRLQNLRKELNYLKETEWMYDPLEKRAGQQ from the exons ATGTCGACTGAGATTAATACATCGGAAGGTCCAAGTACATCCGACGTTTCTGCAGAG CAGCCCAACAAAAAACCCGAGACCCATTCTGAGAAAATTTTTGCGAGCAACAAATACGTTATTCTCAGCGAATGTAGGTTCCATATTTCCACAAAAGAGAATCACTTAAAACGTTTGCAGAATTTACGCAAGGAATTGAATTATCTCAAAGAAACTGAATGGATGTATGATCCTCTAGAGAAACGAGCTGGTCAACAATAA
- the LOC129947873 gene encoding probable RNA helicase armi, translated as MFSLFKHVYNLFDYDYQKEQYAKKLEEETRHFEEDLENEQIIEENKIPEDELSLKEGEVSCAQRLGVITSLRSNNGIIDNSIFFDSSAAPQFHEFKVGSTVEYIVYQNAQSDHLRVVKVNMMDGDNLWDDEVKTEEEIKETLENLKEKDPKYFNTHQRSILGLIMLRNRQFLTIDTDYKEITVDLDAVRIEFIPKEGDRVYLNCNVQTDENFVDLAGEILETISVHAARQKVEQGVVTKLHDDWGTINSDCYFTMDTIDLSDNLQEGDVISAVMIECDRGIFLWRCLSIQLLERAEIKPKTTTQKPISDSNKSSNQIITITEGLRFNFAKAFETQQLDIELKNNSDKTQVIQRMDFTGIRRNSQLKIKEDICPVQLEPGKTTTITVHCESRFYGLAKEKLQFTFSKFRIYRIIEIAVGMDVVPNKENSEEAYVPIKRRSRNYANQVWSKKKEIIPGVRTHVMRRFIANRIPSYEVPNKLRNVLLIDSSRSDQIANLDNLYPVLTKELDIKNYSNKFQTLLHVEEIEHFVNFRQYDRDRAHFTREGEYLALTIDNLAEKRPSLVIGDVVRATNPWAEEEDNRAYDGCIHKVLFNRILVKFNPAFQNKYNGEDYRLEFHFSRYSFRKQHYGVQKIVSNRGEDFLFPSKIILSDSIQIDAGLDEMGNLTIDGKPAPKQWCNQNLNEIQKKAVKEVLRGEARCMPYVIFGPPGTGKTITLVETILQILLTMPNSRILVGTPSNSAADLISTRLIDSGILNPGDFVRLVAQRLVEKEIIPDHLKQYCATIDIAMDGSAKDAMTVTESGIKLRCQMKYLGRNKITVSTCSTLSNFIQMDFPKNHFTHVLIDESGQCTEPEIVTPICLLTQNFGQVILAGDHLQLGPIVVNNFAGERGLRLSFLERLTARFPYRKDKLRFPKTGYDPRLVTKLVFNYRALPSILHGYNSLFYDSELIPKLSDKGNSEFEILQRIKSLLPPSDTRPDTHATFFHGIRGINKQDADSPSWYNPIEAKHIFLMTIQLYRLNVKPDQIAIITPYLKQVKILRTLFAEADVAMPKIGTVEEFQGQERQIVLISTVRSSSDLITIDLKYALGFACSPKRMNVAISRARALLYVCGNPHLLSLTDKWRDFIKYCVEKDAYIGCDLPDRVLQTTK; from the exons ATGTTCTCATTGTTTAAACATGTTTATAATCTTTTCGATTATGATTATCAAAAAGAACAGTATGCTAAAAAATTGGAGGAAGAAACTCGTCATTTTGAGGAAGACTTGGAAAATGaacaaattattgaagaaaataaaatacccGAGGATGAGCTTTCATTGAAAGAGGGAGAAGTGAGTTGTGCTCAACGGCTTGGAGTTATAACTTCGTTGAGAAGCAACAATGGAATTATTGATAATTCGATATTTTTCGATTCTTCGGCTGCACCGCAATTCCATGAGTTTAAAGTTGGTTCCACGGTTGAATATATTGTTTACCAGAATGCTCAGTCAGATCACTTGAGGGTGGTTAAAGTGAATATGATGGATGGGGATAATTTGTGGGACGACGAAGTCAAAACTGAAGAAGaa ATCAAAGAAACActtgagaacttaaaagaaaaagatcCTAAATATTTCAACACTCACCAACGTAGTATACTCGGATTAATAATGTTACGAAATCGACAATTTCTAACAATCGACACCGACTATAAGGAAATCACAGTTGATTTAGATGCTGTGCGCATTGAATTTATACCAAAAGAAGGTGATCGTGTCTATTTGAATTGTAATGTCCAAACCGATGAGAATTTTGTTGATCTTGCTGGtgaaattttggaaacaataaGTGTGCATGCTGCTCGGCAAAAAGTTGAACAAGGTGTTGTGACGAAATTACACGATGATTGGGGAACTATTAATAGCGATTGTTATTTTACAATGGACACAATTGATTTATCAGATAATCTTCAAGAAGGGGATGTTATTAGTGCTGTAATGATTGAATGCGATAGG GGAATTTTTCTATGGCGTTGTTTATCCATTCAATTACTTGAACGTgctgaaataaagccaaaaacTACAACCCAAAAACCCATATCCGATTCAAATAAGTCTTCAAACCAAATCATAACAATAACGGAAGGCTTACGTTTTAATTTTGCCAAGGCTTTCGAGACTCAGCAACTTGATATCGAACTGAAGAACAACAGCGACAAAACCCAAGTAATTCAACGAATGGACTTCACCGGTATACGTCGTAATtcccaattaaaaataaaagaagatatttgtcCCGTACAATTGGAACCTGGCAAAACTACAACAATCACAGTGCATTGCGAATCACGTTTCTATGGTTTGGCAAAAGAGAAACTCCAATTtacgttttcaaaatttagaatttatcGTATCATCGAAATTGCGGTTGGAATGGACGTTGTTCCCAATAAGGAGAATTCTGAAGAAGCTTATGTTCCAATCAAACGTCGCTCTCGCAACTATGCCAATCAAGTTTGGTCAAAGAAAAAAGAGATTATTCCAGGTGTGCGAACCCATGTTATGCGTCGATTTATCGCCAATCGAATTCCGTCCTACGAAGTGCCAAACAAGCTGCGAAATGTATTGCTGATAGATTCTTCTCGTTCAGACCAAATTGCCAATTTAGACAATCTTTATCCTGTTTTGACAAAAGAGTTGGACATCAAGAACTACTCTAACAAATTTCAAACCCTTCTGCACGTTGAAGAGATTGAGCACTTTGTCAATTTTCGGCAATACGACCGAGATAGGGCTCATTTCACTCGTGAAGGGGAATATCTTGCCCTGACAATAGATAACTTAGCCGAGAAAAGACCATCTCTAGTGATTGGGGATGTTGTGCGCGCCACAAATCCATGGGCCGAAGAGGAGGATAATCGTGCCTATGATGGTTGCATTCACAAAGTTCTTTTCAATAGAATTTTGGTAAAATTCAATCCAGCCTTCCAAAATAAGTACAACGGAGAAGATTACCGATTAGAATTCCACTTTTCAAGATATAGTTTCCGAAAGCAGCATTATGGTGTGCAAAAGATTGTCTCCAATAGAGGGGAAGATTTCTTGTTTCCATCGAAAATTATTCTCAGCGACAGTATTCAAATTGATGCTGGCTTAGATGAAATGGGCAACCTTACAATTGATGGCAAACCGGCACCGAAGCAATGGTGTAACCAAAATCTGAATGAAATCCAAAAGAAGGCAGTGAAGGAAGTTCTGCGTGGAGAGGCCCGCTGTATGCCTTATGTGATTTTTGGCCCACCGGGTACGGGCAAGACCATAACCTTGGTGGAGACAATTTTGCAAATTCTTTTAACCATGCCGAATAGTCGAATATTAGTTGGAACTCCGTCAAATAGTGCAGCCGATTTGATTTCAACACGATTAATAGATTCGGGAATTCTGAATCCGGGAGATTTTGTTCGTTTGGTTGCGCAAAGATTGGTCGAAAAGGAAATCATCCCTGATCATCTGAAGCAATATTGTGCTACCATTGACATAGCTATGGATGGTTCTGCAAAGGATGCG ATGACTGTTACCGAATCAGGAATCAAACTAAGATGTCAGATGAAATATCTGGGTCGTAATAAAATAACAGTCAGTACTTGTTCAACTCTGAGCAATTTCATTCAGATGGATTTTCCGAAAAATCATTTCACTCATGTGCTCATCGATGAGAGTGGCCAATGTACGGAACCTGAAATAGTCACACCAATATGTTTACTAACACAAAATTTCGGACAAGTAATACTCGCAGGCGATCACCTTCAGCTAGGTCCGATAGTTGTTAATAATTTTGCTGGTGAACGGGGCTTGAGGTTATCATTTCTAGAACGTTTAACAGCTCGATTTCCCTATCGAAAGGATAAATTGCGTTTTCCAAAAACAGGCTATGATCCACGATTGGTTACTAAGTTGGTTTTCAATTATCGCGCCTTACCAAGTATTCTACATGGATACAACAGTCTCTTCTATGATTCAGAACTGATTCCAAAATTGAGTGATAAAGGGAATAGTGAATTTGAAATCCTCCAAAGGATTAAATCTCTCTTACCACCCTCCGATACTCGACCAGATACGCATGCGACATTTTTCCATGGTATTCGTGGTATCAACAAACAGGATGCTGATTCACCTTCTTGGTACAATCCAATTGAGGCAAAGCAT ATTTTCCTGATGACAATTCAACTTTATCGTTTAAATGTCAAACCAGATCAAATTGCCATCATAACTCCCTACCTGAAGCAAGTAAAGATTCTCCGCACTCTTTTTGCTGAAGCAGATGTTGCAATGCCAAAAATTGGTACCGTTGAAGAATTTCAAGGACAA gAACGACAAATCGTATTAATTTCCACTGTCCGTTCTTCATCTGATTTGATAACGATCGATCTTAAATATGCCCTAGGATTCGCATGCAGTCCGAAACGCATGAACGTCGCCATTTCACGAGCTCGAGCTTTACTATACGTTTGTGGCAATCCACATTTGTTATCTTTGACTGATAAATGGCGcgactttataaaatattgtgttgAAAAAGATGCCTACATTGGATGTGATTTACCAGACAGAGTTCTTCAAACAACAAAATga